The genomic region TATGCCATCCCAACCGACTGTTATATCTACAATGGTTTTGAATTTGAACCAACTGATAAAACAGAACGTGCTATCTTTGCAATATCATCTGTTATAGAAAGGGACGATTGTAAAGAGATTGTAGATGGCGAAGGGACAGATAGTTTTAATTTCGAAGTAAGATATACCGATACTTACACCTTCAACTTTTATACAGGAGAAGATGAAAATGGAGAAAAACAATATCTTACTTACGAGGTTCCGGTAAAACAGTCAGTTAGAAATTAATTTAAAATAACCTTGCTATAAGAGTGAGTCTGGAAGAACTCATAGAACGGTGTAAGCGGCAAGATAGAAAGGCACAAGAGCAATTATATAAACTTTTTAGTTCTAAATTGTTTAGTATGTGCCTTAAATATTCGCGTACACAAACCGAGGCAGAAGACAATCTGCACGATAGCTTTATGGTTATTTTTAACAAAATTGATAAATACAATTTTAAGGGTTCTTTTGAAGGTTGGTTAAAGCGGGTAACCGTAAATACGGTACTTCAAAAATATAGAAAAGAAGGTGCATTCGATGTTTTACCCAATAATTTGGAGTCGGAAGTGGTGGTCGAGATCGAAGAAGAATCTATTTCCTTGGATTACCTATTAAATTTAATTCGGGAATTGCCAGATAGATACCGCCTCACTTTCAATTTGTACGTTATGGATGGCTATTCCCACAAAGAAATTGCCTCCATGCTGGAAATTAGCGAAGGCACTTCCAAATCTAATCTGGCACGGGCTAAAATGGCCTTAAGAAATAAAATAGAAGAAGATAGAATTAATAAAGAAGCAAATTCGGTTTAGTAACCGATTGTTTTCAATTTTTAAATGCCCTAGGGTATTTCAGTAATAAAATGAGCAATAAAAAGAACATAGAGCGCTTATTCCAAGAGAAGTTCAAAGATTTTGAAGCTACTCCTCCAAAACACGTTTGGGGTGCTATTGAGACTTCTTTAAACGAGAAAAACAGCAAAAGCCGAAAGGTTATTCCTTTGTGGTGGCAATTGGGAGGGGCTGCAGCCGCTATAATCTTGTTGGCCCTGTTGGGAAATTTATTTTTATTCCCTTCGGAAGTGGATATTCCCTCTACACAAACAATTACCGATAAAGAAATAAAGCAGGAAGTTGAAAAAGATACTAAGGATACAAATGTTGTAGAAAGCAACACGGAAGAAGCTATTGTAAATACTGAAGCTTCCGAAGAAAAAGGTTTGCCTACTTCGGAAAAGTCAATAAAAACGACTAATGTAATTGTAACTACTTCGGAAAGCAACTCTTCCGAAGTAAATGATTCAACAAAAAATCAAAAAGAATATCAATCTACCGTGGCCGAAACCAATGGTGATGGTTCCCGTAGGCCTGAATATAACAAATCTTTGGGTGGAGGAGCTGGAAATAATATCGCTGGAGAGGAATCAACGGTTGCACAAGACGCAATTGCAAATAATTTAGACACGCCGGATAAATTGGATAAAACGGAAATGGAAAAAAGTGTAGTAGGCGATACCAATCAATCCCTAGCAGAGGCGTCTACAAATACTAACACAGATGAGCGTGATGAGGTTGATGAAAACGAGGATAAACCATCTATTTTTGAAGTGGTGGATGCCATGAACGAGGAGGAAGCTGTAGCGGAAGTGGAAAGTGTAAATAGACCAAAATGGGCTGTGAGTCCGAACGTAGCTCCAATTTATTACAATTCTTTAAGTGAAGGTTCTCCAATTAGTCGTGATTTCTCTAATAATTCGAAAGAAGGGAAGGTCAATATGAGTTACGGGATTAACGTAGCCTATAACGTAAGTAAGCGATTGAGCATTCGCTCTGGGGTGAATAGTGTTAACATGAGTTATGCTACCAACGATATAGAATTTGCCCCGGTGGCAATTGCGACCAGTAGCAGTAACGATCAGTTATCGAATATCACCTTTAAGTCGGCCGAAAACTCCATAAGGGTAACCAATTCAAAAGCTCCGAACTTTAATGACATCAGTGAATTTGAATCCAAATCGGAGAATATTTCAGAAGGGGATATCAATCAGAAATTTGGATATTTAGAAGTGCCAATGGAGCTAAAATACCGTTTGATTGATAGAAAGTTGGGGCTGAATGTTATCGGTGGTTTTAGTTCTTTATTTCTTACGGACAACGAAGTTTCGTTGGAAACCAACAACCTTTCCAATGAAGTAGGAGAGGCTAATAATTTAAACGATTTAAGTTTTAGTACGAATATTGGTTTAGGGTTAGATTATCAATTATCCAATCAATTCCTGTTGAATTTAGAGCCCATGTTTAAGTATCAACTCAATACGTTTTCCAGGGAAGATGGCGGGTTCTCTCCTTATATTCTAGGGGTTTACACGGGAATTAGTTTTAAGTTTTAAGCTGTTTTACATGTCGAATTATTTTCTACTTTAGCGGAAATAATTTCATATGAAAAACAATTACTTACTGCTATTTCTACTTGTTGCTTTTCAGCTGAATGCTCAAAACGAGCAACCATCAAATTTTAGAATTGCCATAAACGGAGGCTACAGTTATCGCATTGCTGAAGTATCGAATACGGATCCAGAATTAAGAGATCTTGAAGAAGATTTAATGACAGGTTTTAACCTTGGTGTAGATGCCACATACTTCTTTAAACAAAATCCGAATTGGGGCTTAGGAATCGCTTACTCTTTCAGTAAATACGAAGTGAATGTGAATTCGTTCTTCGACAAAATTTACTTTAATTACGTAGGCGCTACGGCCAATTACAGGTATCTTTTTGGCGAGAACCATGGCTTGAAAGCTTCTTCCGGTTTTGGTCCGCTATTCTACTATGAATCTTTTAACTACAACAATTTTATAGCTACTACTATTGGATTTACCTTAGATGTCGGTTACGATTATTATATTTCCCGAAGAATAGCAATTGGAGCGGAAATCGGATTCTTAGCAGCAAATATTAATACAATTACAGATCACTACGGTGAGGAGTATAATATTGAAGAAATGCCTATTAGCGGTACCCGACTCGATTTTAACCTCGAAATAAGCTATAATTGGTAGGCGAAAATATTATTCTACTAATTTTTTTAAAATCATTTCCCGAGAGGTCTCTTTTAATTTGGTGCTTGCTTTGGCATCCAAACCCTTTGTTTCGAGAAACGGGAGCACCACTGCCCTCATTTTTCCTGGGGAACCACTAAAAAATTCGTAGGAAAAACGTTTTTTATTATCCAAAAAAGCAATGGGTATTATAGGTATTTGGTGTTCAATAGCCAATCGGAAGGCACCGTCTTTAAATTCATCTAGAACGGTATTGGTGTCGTCGGGAACGCCGCCTTCTGGAAAAATGCAAATGCTCAAGCCTTGATTTAATCTCCTTTGTGCACTTTTGTATACGGCAGTTCTACTTTGTGCAGAATTTCGGTCTACCAAAATACAGGCACGCTTGTAAAAAAAACCGAATATTGGTATTTTAACCAACTCTTTTTTCCCTACAAAAACAAAAGGATTTTTAGAAACCTTCAGCATCATCATAATATCTGCCATAGAAGTATGGTTTGCTATAAGCATATAACTCTTTCCTTTGATAATTTCTTCTTCCTTTTTAATCTTCGGAATAAAAAACATACCATACAGTACAAAATTTGCCCAAATATTTCTTGCTATCCAAAAAAACTGAGGATACAGGCGTTCGCTAGAGGTTAGAATCAAAAGAACTGGGAAAAAAAGAACGATTGGTATGGCTACGAGCAAGTAGAACCAAATTCGATACAAAAGCTGAAAAAAGCGCAGAAAGAATGTAATCATGGAGTCAAAAATAAACAATTGTTACTTACTTTTTCCAAAACATCATACCTTTGTGCTGTTGTTATAAAATTAGGAAATGGCAAGAATACTTACAGGAATACAAAGTACAGGAACACCACATTTAGGAAATTTGTTGGGAGCTATTATTCCAGCAATCGAAATGTCGGAAAAGGCAGAAAATGAATCTTTTCTTTTTATCGCAGATATGCATTCCTTGACGCAAATAAAGGACGGGAATGTATTAAAAAATAACACTTATAATGTTGCGGCAACATGGTTGGCCTTTGGCTTGGATATTAACAGGGTTGTTTTTTATAGACAGAGCGATGTTCCACAAACTACAGAATTGACCTGGTATTTAAGCTGCTATTTTCCATATCAGCGCCTTACCCTCGCTCATTCGTTTAAAGATAAAGCAGACCGTTTGGAGGATGTTAATGCAGGACTTTTTACCTATCCAATGTTAATGGCTGCCGATATCCTGCTATATGATGCTGAAATTGTTCCGGTAGGGAAAGACCAAATGCAGCATATTGAAATAACAAGGGATGTGGCTTCCAGAATGCATACGCAAATTGGGGAAACTTTCGTAATTCCAGAAGGGAAGGTGCAAGAACAAACCATGTACATTCCAGGGACAGACGGTGAAAAAATGAGCAAGTCGCGTAACAACTTTATTAATATTTTTCTTCCAGATAAAAAATTGCGCAAGCAGGTAATGAGTATCGAAACGGACAGTACACCACTGGAAGAACCTAAAAATCCAGATACCTGCAATGTTTTTTCTCTTTATAAATTGTTGGCATCACCTAAACAAATTGCTGAAATGCGTAAAAATTACGAGGCAGGAGGCTATGGCTATGGCCATGCCAAGCAAGCCCTTTTTGAGTTAATTTGCAATAAATATGCAACTCCACGGGAGCGCTTTAATTATTATATGGATAATTTAAATGAAATTGACGAAGCCTTGGCTATCGGAGCCGAAAAAGCACGAAAGGTGGCGAATGAAACCTTGGCAAGAGTAAGAAGTAAAATAGGGTATTAAACAGCTTCAAACAATTTTCCGGGTAACGGGCGTACCAAGCCTTTCATTTCCATACCCAGTAAAATCGAAGTGAGTTTATGAACTGGAATTTGGCAATCTAAAGCAATGACATCCAAAAGTTCTTTTCCATTTTTTTGGAGGTAATCAAAAATAGGCTGTTCGTCTGGGTTTAATTCTGCAAATAGCTGCTTTTGTACCCCTTTTTTATTGGATTCTTCTAGCTCCCATCCCAAAATATATACAAGATCTGCTGCAGAAGTCAGCATGTGTGCTTGCTGCGTTTTAATGAGATTGTTACAACCCTCGCTATATTTGTCTTTAGTTCTGCCCGGTGTTGCAAATACTTCCCGGTTGTAAGACAGTGCAATATCTGCGGTAACCAAACTACCTCCTTTTTGAGCGGACTCTATCACCACAGTGGCATCTGCCAAACCTGCGATAATCCTATTTCTTCTTAAAAAGTGGTTACGTTCTGGCTCTACATCACTCCAAAAATCGGTTATAAAGCCTCCACGATCCATCATTTGCCTCATGTACTTTTTATGTGCTTTTGGATAGACTTTATTCAACCCATGGGCTAAACAGCCAATGGTCTGCAACTCATTTTTCATAGCCGATTTATGGGCGCAAATATCTACTCCATAGGCAAAACCACTTACTATAGTAGGATTAAAGGGAGAAATAGCGTCTACAAACTCTTCACAAAATGCAGCACCATAAGAAGTAACTTGCCGCGTGCCCACCACACTTATTATTTTCTGGGCAGGGGCGTTGAGGTTTATGACTCCATCATAAAATAAAAGAATAGGGCCGTCTACACAATGCTTTAAATTTGTTGGGTAGTTGGCTTCAAAAAAGGCGGTAGTTTGAATATCGTTTTGTTGAATATAGGCCAGTTCTTTTTCTGCCTGTTTTAAATTATTTTCATCTAAAATATTAGCCACCATAAAACTTCCCAATCCGTCTATGGCCAAAAGGTTTTTTCGCTTTTCTTTAAACACATTCTCTGCCGATCCGCAATGTTGAAGCAGTTTTTTGGCCGTAATATCCCCAATTTTTGGTGCTTTTTGTAACGCCAGTAAAAAAAATAATTCTTTTTCTGTCATCTAAACAAATGATTTTCAACTTTAAAAGTATCGAAAAAAAACTACTGTTAATAAAAACTGAAAAAGTATTTTTAAATCAATTCGATTTTTTTACATCTTTGCCATATGCGAATAGAGAACTACATCAGCGATTTGTTATATAGATACGAGTGTGTAACAGTGCCCGGTTTTGGAGCTTTTATTACCCAATACCAACCGGCGAAGGTACATTCCAATACAAACGCTTTCTATCCGCCTTCAAAATCAATTGCTTTTAACGAGCAATTAAAATCCAACGACGGTCTTTTAACCAAATACATTGCAGAAGTTTTAAAAATTTCTTTTGAAGAAGCTTCGCAAAAAGTGGAAACCACGGTACTTACCTGGAAAAAAGCTTTGGAAGTCAATGAAAAAATTGAGCTTAAAAATATTGGGGAGTTATGGTTGGGTGCTGAACGTAAAATTCTTTTTCAGCCATCGTACCACCTAAATTATTTAACTTCTTCATTTGGGTTGTCTTCTTTTGTAACTCCTGCGGTTACCAGGGAAGAGCTTAAAAAAGAAGTGGAAGCGTTGGAAGAAAAAGCTCCGGTTGCCTTTACACCAGAGCGCCGCAAGAGCCGTTCCTATTTAAAATATGCGGCTGTATTTTTATTAACCATTTCCGCTGGTACCATAGGATATAGGTTTGTGGATATTCAGCAAAGGGAAAATGTTCAAGTTGCACAGCAAGAAGCACAACAGCAAATAGAAAGAGATATCCAAAAGGCTACTTTCTTCGATACTACACCTTTGGAAATTCCTTCCATCATTTTAAAAGTAGAAAAACAACCTTTAAAGTATCATGTTATTGCGGGTGCTTTTAGAGTGGAAGAAAATGCTGATAAACGTGTTAAACAACTGCAAGATAAAGGGTTTGAGGCTGAACGTATTGGAAAAAACAAATACGGTTTGCATCAGGTAACCTATGCAAGTTTTGCTGAAGTTCCTTCAGCTCTAGAGTTTTTACGTAAAATTAAAAGGGAAGAATCTCCTGAAGCTTGGTTGCTGGTAGACGAGCTGGATTAGTTTCTCATAATTTAATTTACGTTCACTTCGAACGAAAGTGAGAAGTCACATTTCGCTGAGTTTGTTATAAAAATTTTCAGCTCTACAGATCTTAATGATCAATTCGTATTCCGTTTAAAAATCAATTTTTATATTGAGGTATTAGAAAGTATCTTTGCACAAAATTTAAATGATGCAAGCAAAAACTCCGAGTGAATCGCGAACTATAATGACAGACCTTGTGTTGCCAAGTGAAACCAATCCGCTTAACAATCTTTTCGGGGGTGAACTTTTGGCACGAATGGACCGAGCGGCAAGTATTGCTGCCAGACGTCATTCAAGAAGGGTTACCGTTACGGCTTCAGTTAATCATGTTGCCTTCAACAGGGCAATTCCGTTAGGAAGTGTGGTCACCGTAGAGGCATGTGTTTCGCGTGCTTTTAATAGTTCTATGGAAATTTATTTGGATGTTTGGATTGAAGATCGGGAAAATGGACACCGAAGTAAAGCAAATGAAGCTATTTATACCTTTGTAGCCGTAGATGATACTGCAAAACCAGTAGCAGTGCCACCAATTACTCCAGAAACTAAGCTCGAAAAAGAGCGCTACGAAGCAGCGCTGCGTAGAAAACAGCTTAGCCTGGTATTGGCGGGTAAAATGAAGCCCAATGAAGCTACTGAGCTAAAGGCATTATTTACCGAATAGGCTGGGTTTAATTTTTTGGTTTGGAATTCATTTCTTTCGTGTCTTTTGAGAAGGATTTCATTATTCAACTAAAGCATTATGGAAGCAATTTTAACAGCAGATCAAAAGAAGAATTTTAAAATCGCCTTTACACTTGCCGTATTTACCATTGCTTATAATCTCATAGAAGGATTAATTTCAACTTATTTAGGATTTGAAGACGAAAGTCTTGCTCTTTTTGGTTTTGGTTCCGATAGTTTTATTGAAGTCATTTCTGGACTCGGAATAGCCCATATGATTTTAAGAATACAAAACAACCCTGAAAGTAATCGGGATGATTTTGAACGTACAGCGTTGCGGGTTACAGGAACGGCCTTCTATATTTTGGTTGGAGGTCTTGTATTAACTAGTATTTACAATATTTGGACCGGGCATAAACCGTTGACTACTTTTTGGGGAGTGATAATATCTGTAATTTCCATTTTAGTGATGTGGATTTTAGTTCTTTGGAAACGCAAAGTAGGCAAGGAGCTGAATTCTTCTCCTATTCTGGCAGACGCCAATTGTACGTTGGTGTGCGTCTATATGTCGGTCATATTACTTTTGAGTAGCGGTATCCACGAATTGTTTGGTTTCCCGTATGTGGATAGCATCGGAACGCTCGCCTTGGCTTATTTTGCATACAAAGAAGGAAAAGAGTGTTTTGAAAAGGCGAGATCTGATAAACATTGTGGTTGCCATTAATTTCTAGAATGGCACATTACATCCTATAAATCCAATTAGCGGGGTTATCCGTATGGTTGTTGTCGTAAATCATAAACTTTAAAACGGTCTCGTTGTCACTAGGGCTTGTAAATACCTCTCCAATTTCTTGCTTGGTACTTACATTCTCTCCCTCTTTAACAAATACTTTTCCTAAGTTATTGTACACCGAGATATAATTACCGTGTTGTATTAGAATTGCCTTGTTTCCCCCTTTTATGGCTTGAACGGCCAATACCTTGCCTCGATAAATGGCGCGTGCCTTGGAACCGCTTTCTGTGGCGATACGAACTCCGTTACTTTGTATCGTAACCGATTTTACCACGGGATG from Galbibacter sp. BG1 harbors:
- a CDS encoding RNA polymerase sigma factor, producing MSLEELIERCKRQDRKAQEQLYKLFSSKLFSMCLKYSRTQTEAEDNLHDSFMVIFNKIDKYNFKGSFEGWLKRVTVNTVLQKYRKEGAFDVLPNNLESEVVVEIEEESISLDYLLNLIRELPDRYRLTFNLYVMDGYSHKEIASMLEISEGTSKSNLARAKMALRNKIEEDRINKEANSV
- a CDS encoding outer membrane beta-barrel protein, whose amino-acid sequence is MSNKKNIERLFQEKFKDFEATPPKHVWGAIETSLNEKNSKSRKVIPLWWQLGGAAAAIILLALLGNLFLFPSEVDIPSTQTITDKEIKQEVEKDTKDTNVVESNTEEAIVNTEASEEKGLPTSEKSIKTTNVIVTTSESNSSEVNDSTKNQKEYQSTVAETNGDGSRRPEYNKSLGGGAGNNIAGEESTVAQDAIANNLDTPDKLDKTEMEKSVVGDTNQSLAEASTNTNTDERDEVDENEDKPSIFEVVDAMNEEEAVAEVESVNRPKWAVSPNVAPIYYNSLSEGSPISRDFSNNSKEGKVNMSYGINVAYNVSKRLSIRSGVNSVNMSYATNDIEFAPVAIATSSSNDQLSNITFKSAENSIRVTNSKAPNFNDISEFESKSENISEGDINQKFGYLEVPMELKYRLIDRKLGLNVIGGFSSLFLTDNEVSLETNNLSNEVGEANNLNDLSFSTNIGLGLDYQLSNQFLLNLEPMFKYQLNTFSREDGGFSPYILGVYTGISFKF
- a CDS encoding outer membrane beta-barrel protein translates to MKNNYLLLFLLVAFQLNAQNEQPSNFRIAINGGYSYRIAEVSNTDPELRDLEEDLMTGFNLGVDATYFFKQNPNWGLGIAYSFSKYEVNVNSFFDKIYFNYVGATANYRYLFGENHGLKASSGFGPLFYYESFNYNNFIATTIGFTLDVGYDYYISRRIAIGAEIGFLAANINTITDHYGEEYNIEEMPISGTRLDFNLEISYNW
- a CDS encoding lysophospholipid acyltransferase family protein — protein: MITFFLRFFQLLYRIWFYLLVAIPIVLFFPVLLILTSSERLYPQFFWIARNIWANFVLYGMFFIPKIKKEEEIIKGKSYMLIANHTSMADIMMMLKVSKNPFVFVGKKELVKIPIFGFFYKRACILVDRNSAQSRTAVYKSAQRRLNQGLSICIFPEGGVPDDTNTVLDEFKDGAFRLAIEHQIPIIPIAFLDNKKRFSYEFFSGSPGKMRAVVLPFLETKGLDAKASTKLKETSREMILKKLVE
- the trpS gene encoding tryptophan--tRNA ligase — encoded protein: MARILTGIQSTGTPHLGNLLGAIIPAIEMSEKAENESFLFIADMHSLTQIKDGNVLKNNTYNVAATWLAFGLDINRVVFYRQSDVPQTTELTWYLSCYFPYQRLTLAHSFKDKADRLEDVNAGLFTYPMLMAADILLYDAEIVPVGKDQMQHIEITRDVASRMHTQIGETFVIPEGKVQEQTMYIPGTDGEKMSKSRNNFINIFLPDKKLRKQVMSIETDSTPLEEPKNPDTCNVFSLYKLLASPKQIAEMRKNYEAGGYGYGHAKQALFELICNKYATPRERFNYYMDNLNEIDEALAIGAEKARKVANETLARVRSKIGY
- the dprA gene encoding DNA-processing protein DprA, whose translation is MTEKELFFLLALQKAPKIGDITAKKLLQHCGSAENVFKEKRKNLLAIDGLGSFMVANILDENNLKQAEKELAYIQQNDIQTTAFFEANYPTNLKHCVDGPILLFYDGVINLNAPAQKIISVVGTRQVTSYGAAFCEEFVDAISPFNPTIVSGFAYGVDICAHKSAMKNELQTIGCLAHGLNKVYPKAHKKYMRQMMDRGGFITDFWSDVEPERNHFLRRNRIIAGLADATVVIESAQKGGSLVTADIALSYNREVFATPGRTKDKYSEGCNNLIKTQQAHMLTSAADLVYILGWELEESNKKGVQKQLFAELNPDEQPIFDYLQKNGKELLDVIALDCQIPVHKLTSILLGMEMKGLVRPLPGKLFEAV
- a CDS encoding SPOR domain-containing protein, giving the protein MRIENYISDLLYRYECVTVPGFGAFITQYQPAKVHSNTNAFYPPSKSIAFNEQLKSNDGLLTKYIAEVLKISFEEASQKVETTVLTWKKALEVNEKIELKNIGELWLGAERKILFQPSYHLNYLTSSFGLSSFVTPAVTREELKKEVEALEEKAPVAFTPERRKSRSYLKYAAVFLLTISAGTIGYRFVDIQQRENVQVAQQEAQQQIERDIQKATFFDTTPLEIPSIILKVEKQPLKYHVIAGAFRVEENADKRVKQLQDKGFEAERIGKNKYGLHQVTYASFAEVPSALEFLRKIKREESPEAWLLVDELD
- a CDS encoding acyl-CoA thioesterase, which gives rise to MQAKTPSESRTIMTDLVLPSETNPLNNLFGGELLARMDRAASIAARRHSRRVTVTASVNHVAFNRAIPLGSVVTVEACVSRAFNSSMEIYLDVWIEDRENGHRSKANEAIYTFVAVDDTAKPVAVPPITPETKLEKERYEAALRRKQLSLVLAGKMKPNEATELKALFTE
- a CDS encoding cation transporter encodes the protein MEAILTADQKKNFKIAFTLAVFTIAYNLIEGLISTYLGFEDESLALFGFGSDSFIEVISGLGIAHMILRIQNNPESNRDDFERTALRVTGTAFYILVGGLVLTSIYNIWTGHKPLTTFWGVIISVISILVMWILVLWKRKVGKELNSSPILADANCTLVCVYMSVILLLSSGIHELFGFPYVDSIGTLALAYFAYKEGKECFEKARSDKHCGCH